The stretch of DNA CAGGCATTACCCTACCCACACGGGTAGGATACTCACGAGTAAACGAGTTTTCGGTAAAATTGTCATCTCTAACAGATAGTAATTGAAAACTTGTATacccttaaatgaaaaaagaaagaataaaaacacgtaaataaaaatttaaaaacaatgaataaaaagtaaataataagAATCTAAAACTAGATCGAATAAATTTAGGTTTTCttgacttttaaaaaataattttagttccACACAGCCGGTAACAACACCACCAATTTTTAACTGgccaaagaagaagaagttttTGATGAACTCTACACCTTCTATTTTGAATTGGCAAGAAAAAAACGATTGGGATcgttttaatgaaattaattttattaaatttttattttttaaagagtttatgaaataacttttttttaaatcgtttcttagtttttttttttaactccgTAATATAATACAAGAGAATTCTATTCTTCTTTTATCGTCACTTATGCCacctcataattaattttgaggaATTTTATTTGCacctaaatttttttatagGTGTACctcatttttataaattttattttacataaaatatatatctttaattatattagttttttttttgtttcaactcatattcttaaaatatatacccatcaaataaaaataaattgtatttaaatatagagatatattatcattttataGAGTGCAAATAGAATTTCCCATCAATTTTTCTCTTGAAAGAGACAAATTTACTACTCTATCCTTTATTACACTGTAATGAACTAAGAGTACTTCTAATAACTTCTCTActctattctttaaaatatctcactaaaataccattttctttattttacctCACACATTTATATTACATCATACATCAGCTTCTTTATATTTtactttaaattatttaaatattatatttttacatatattttactaattaaaacaaaaaaaaatgaaaatgagtaaaaaaataataaaaattaattaattgaatgaAAGAGGgaaagaaaaatctaaaatatattttacctcTTCACTATTCATGAGCTAAATGTAGAGAAATTTTTTTGAAGTTTGGAATGACGTATAATAACAaggggaattaccccatatactgtttttttcaccttttttttttttttttcaaatttacggtttgggtttctaaagtggtttctatgtgggttgctatacgattttttattgCGATTTAGGTTACAACGCTAGTTACAATAGGGATTTCTATGTAGGATTCCGTAAAAGTACaagaaaaaactatttttaagtgtaaaaatgagTAAGCCCCTAATAACAAAGGATTTAAAACATTTGTTGGAGCTCAATTTTAAGCttttaggtatttttttttagcttttaGTTATTATTGTGAGTGCTCTAAGGATTAGATGTAAGCATATGAAATTGTACATTGGGATATTTTTAATTAGCTAAATAGTACGGTGTCACAAggactaaaaaaaaaagagaaatgctaaagggcaccagtggtgcctagcactttCTTATGTGTCAATATTGATATTGGTTTAACTAAGTATCAAGTctgatataatttaaaataatagcttttagagagtatcgctaaccaatcgcaATGCAACATGTCGCAAAAGTGTTAgtcaccactggtgcctaatacAAATGCTAaagaaaaactaattattcttttaaaaaaaaccaaTCTTATCATAATAAAGGATATGGAGAAGTGTGGAGTCCGACCTGGGCCATGATTTATCAATACCATAATGGGCTAATGATAAAAGAGATGATCCAATGAATATTTATGTTATGATTACCAACACtctttttatgtatataatatgATCCAATCAACATTTAACGCCAAAGATTGgtagtaaataaaaaattatttgaattgcgTTTAATGGTTATGACTGCACTACCCCAATTTCCCAAATCACTTAGATTGCACTGTTAGCTTTTCAATCTTTTTTTGACTTTTTGATTTTAAATCTCAATCCTGTCTTTCTAATTAAATTTGTTGtaaaatataatcattattaattaaaaaaaaaagttgtgttAGTGCAAATCTACATCACATGTAATAATGTGTTAGCTCCATTCCATGACTCACATGACAACTTTAATCACTGtgagttaaaaaaataaaataaataactttaataatttactgaaaaaaaaaaaagaattttctCAACTTCAGCTAGATACTATTAAATAGAGTcaggtttttattttaattagtaataaaatcttataaagaaaagaaaagattaCCTAGAATTATATTATTCTGCCAAATTAGTTGGGAACATTGAACATTTTACAATAAAGGCATTAGGttgtttaaatatttataaatgggAGATGAATGCATAAGAATCGGAGAATccaaaataacaaaacatatgaaatcaaataaagaaagaagaagaaaaaaaaggtgTAATATTTTTAACCAAGAAAgtaaaatgagagaaaatatCACTAGTGAATTCAATATTTTGAACCAACCAAAAACTACCTAATTATGTTGGATTAGATGTGCCCGTAAACTAAACAAACCAATTAACAATCTTACTAAATAGTATTGATGAGATACCaattttgaattatatgacaGTTTTATGTCAGAAGGTGATTAGACAGAATAAAACTTTGTCAATCTTTATTTCCCGAGAATTGCTGAAGGCACTATTGGTGCCTAGAACCCTTCTTAGTATCATACCGCTActgatataattaaatatcgggtctcatataacttaaaaaaaaattaagaaatatcGCTAACCAAACGTCGAACGCTACCTATAAaaagtgctaggcaccactggtgtcAAAACTCTACTATTTTTGGGATTTTAGAGTCTCATTGGAGAAGCCCTTAAAAAAACTTGAAAATCCACTTTTCCTGGTGTTTATATAACTATGACTACCTTATTAACCTATTTTCATTTACAGAGTTAGCATCATTTATGGGAGAATGAATTTCAGACTAGCACAATCAAGATCATATATTTACAATAATTTAGTCTCAAGAAATAGTCAAAACAATGGTAAAAATCATTGGTTGACCGGCATTTCAAATATGATTCAAGTCAAGTTACTATGATACCTTAATCAgtgtgaaaaagaaaagcccatGTGAGCCTTTCGAAACTAGAACTGTATCAAGTTGTTGAATTCTACTGATGATCAGCCTGGAATTGTCTTAGCAGCTGTAAGGACTGACAATAGAGATCAAGGTTAATGCCATCGACGTTCCTACCAACACGCGCCTGTAAGATTGCCTGAAAATAAGAAGAGTCGATCTAAATCGTtagatgtatgtatatatgataCAAGAGAATCAAACTGATGTTATAAACCAGATACCTCATTATCAGGTTGGATAAGTAGTTCCCCAATAAACTGGTAGAAGGAGCCGATTCTCAAACTCAGGTTCCTTAGATGTTCGGTGTTAATCTTTAGTTTGGCACTTCCGTCAACAACCATGGCAATGGCCGTCTCTACAGAATACTCTTGTAGCCTGGTAGAAAAATGACTCACTGTGTTTGGTGAGGATATCAATTGAAGTCATTGTAATATGATAATCAACTGAattgataaaatatttaaagGGAAATGAAAAGAAATAAATTGGTGCAATCATTTAGCCATCATTCTAGTATAATCCCATGATGCATTCATGCAATTATATGAATTAGCTGATCTGTTTTCAATGATTAAGCTTACCCAGaatctattttatatatatatagcaggAAGAATCTAATTAGATATCACCATCAACATAATGAAAACACCAGTATATATGCACATGGGATGGGAATGAGGAAATTCACAAACTTTAACCATATCCCAAAAGTATTCCACTGACCAGAAAGCAATTACAGTGGATGATCCTAaagttttagaaagaaaaaactaGTTCATGAGTGTAAGACATTCTAAAGAAGAACAGCCACATACTCCATTCCCTCACACTATTGGAAAACAACACTAATAGATTCTTTTACATCAGAAAGTCAAAGGCCAACccaaaacttaatttttgtcCCATAAATGAACTTATGCTAATTCAATTACTCTTGTACATCTCACCCTGCTACCATTTTACACATTTTCCAATTCAAAAATCTCCTCCTAATATCCAATTTCATTACCTCGCCATCTTCAATGTCATTTGCCTCCACCTTCACAACTTTATATCCATACAAAAACACCActgtttaaaagaaaaaaaaaaaaaaaaaaaaaaaaaaaaactcttcatCCTACTCATAAAAATGCCATCAAAATTACTGGAAATTGTCAATTCTAGTTTACCCACATTATTTTTTAAGCATCCCATCCACCTCCATTTCTTGTAGAATCTCATCAAACACCTCAATGGAGAAACATTAGTTCCCTACTCTAGCCCCCATACTCTGATAGATTTAACAGGAAAGAGCATGAGCAAAGAATAAAGTTCCTGAACACTATCCACTCAGGCTAAGCCACAAATTTTAGGGGAAATTCAACATTATTTGTTAAACTTCAACACTAAAAGCAGAAAATTCAACGTGAAAATCTAGCACACCACAGGAAAGAGAATCAAGTCTAAAAAGAATCAGAACTCTTACTTTCCAGTTACTCTAAGTGAAGTCCCTTGCTTGAAGTGCGGTGAAGATGGATGCAAGTCCTCCAGTAAAACCAATGCCCCAGATGTTATTACTGACGAAGCCATCAAACCTTTCAAAGTAGTATAACTTATAGTTCCTTACTGGTTAGTGGCTACAACTGGCTAGTGCAAGTGAATAAAATCATCAATGAAACCACCCAAAAAATGCAATCTTTGACAGATATGTACAATGTGATGATTCAATTAATCACTACTCATATTCATATTTCTCTCAACCAAGATGAGTATTGTTCTTTCAATCCCTTACAAACCCATTAAAAACTCCTACCGCATCTAACTTATGGAACCTTTATTTCACACACCTGTACAAGTATAGAAAAGTACAGGAGAGAATGAGAAATGGAAAGCCACACTCAAAAATCAAACAAACTCTATTACACCAGCAAAGATATAGAATCTTTTCCCCATAAATCAAGTTGCTTCCCTGCCACATTCATATGGATAAGGCTTGTATTAATATGGCCTTTGAATCATTGAAAATGTGAAACTATGAGAAAGCATCCCAAATAGTTCCAGACAGCTCTTCTAAATgtctgattttttttcttctgacAATTGAATGTGTGAATCTTAAGGATAAACAAAGATGAATCGGATAACTACTTGATTGGCATGCAAAAGGGATCTTCTAGTAAAATCCATTGCCAGAGAAGATCACTGGTAAGTACACTTGACTAAGATGATTTAAGAGCCCAAAAACACCTGTCCTCACATGCCatttttcaaaagaaattttCAAATCTTGCTGGCCGCCACAACTAGAAGACTCATAATCTAGAGTATATGCATTTGCCTCAATTCATGGCCATGTTTTACAAAGACTACCTCAATGCTTGGCTACTAAGCCAATTGCTAAGAATTTCATATGGGTTCTTACTAAAACACCCAAATGCCACATCACAGATACTCAGTTTGACCCACCACTTATTCTATTAAGAAAAAGTTCACCAAAGTCAGAACTCTCTAAAACAATAAACAATAAAACTTGAAAACCCCACTGATAAACAAGCAAAATCATTACATTAAAATAATCACATTTTAGTTATATTTGATCTAGATCATGATATGCTATTTTAATGTATAACATATAATATCATATTCTTTATAAACATATACACACTGCATATCATACACTATGTTATTTTAACATTCAAACCAACAAGTACTTGTTCAATAGCAAAAAAGTCTTAACAGTTATGAGCAagctaaaaatacaaaattaatggCACTACCAGACATGTCATAGAAAgagaatatataaataaactaatatGACCACCTATAGATATAGTGGTAGTGTTTAACTAAATTCACAACAATCTTGAGTATATTTTACAGAAAGAATGGAAAGTATTACAAAAGTATCAACATTATATCATTAACAAATTACATCTAAGAATTTCAAGCTCTCAATAAAAGTTTCAAAACTAGTACTAACTTAATCTATCAAATGCATTTTATCAAACACTTTGCATACAATTCAAAAATCATCCCAAAACAAAAACATTTAAATAACTAGGAAAAAAATTGAGAAGGTGTGTGAATGGTGTTCCGTGTT from Cannabis sativa cultivar Pink pepper isolate KNU-18-1 chromosome 2, ASM2916894v1, whole genome shotgun sequence encodes:
- the LOC115718606 gene encoding CST complex subunit TEN1 — encoded protein: MASSVITSGALVLLEDLHPSSPHFKQGTSLRVTGKLQEYSVETAIAMVVDGSAKLKINTEHLRNLSLRIGSFYQFIGELLIQPDNEAILQARVGRNVDGINLDLYCQSLQLLRQFQADHQ